The Cydia strobilella chromosome 13, ilCydStro3.1, whole genome shotgun sequence genomic interval ACCGAACCTGTCAGACCCGTAACGCGAGATGGCTGTCCCTTGACAAAATCTACGAAAAATTGCAACGTCCAAACTTTTACGAGGTCGGTAATACATATATCAACGACGTGCTTGAATACACGTTCACGGTAAAAGTCGAAAATGTCGGCACACTGTTCCTACTGCATTTATTTGTTGGTAATACCCATGAAGGGTCATTCAAAATCAAAGTCAATGAAGGCAATGACTTGAAACTGGACCGAAAGAATGGAAAGGCATTTCTTTCATCAATCTCCAAAGAACACAGGTTTGACAATTCACCAGAAGGATCCGTGAACTATGTAACCACTTATAGCTTCTCTGAGCAAGATGTTGATTTGCTTAAAGATAAGAGATTGTACATTGCAATGTCTTACTTAGAAGGGAAAGGGATCAACCAAGAAATAATTGATGATGTGAAAGCTAGTCATGATTTTGGAGCACTCCTCTCAGAATCAATTGGCTgtgattttacaataaaatcatTAGATGGAGAAACATTTAAAGTTCACAAAGCAATGTTAGTTGCGCATAGTGAAGTATTCAAAGCTATGCTGAAAGAAGATACAGCCGAGAGTCAGAACAACTTTGTAACTTTAGATGTAATGAAGGAGGACCTGCAATGCATCTTAGAATTCATCTACACAGGCACTGTGTCTGATTTGGAGAATAGCAATTGGTTTAATTTGCTGATGTATGCAGACAAATATGATCTTAAAGGTCTGCGAGAATTATCTGAGCATGCTTTAGCCCAACAACTGACTGTAGATAACGTCTTAGAGGTACTCATTGTTGCGGACATGTCTAACTCTGAAGATTTGAAAACTGCAGCACTAAAGTTCATCAAGAAGAATCCATCTGCACTTCAAACTAGCACTTTCAAAGAGATTAAAAATGTGAGTTTGATGGGGGAGCTCTGTAAGGCATGTGCATTTGCAGTGAATTGAATTTATTTGTTAccatgttaatatattttaagcTGTGATTATTATAGTGTAAGCAACATTAAGAGCCCATCGacatgctcactagcgccactgcttaataattgtgattatttaaatttaacaatacatatttaaaaaaaggaaaaggcCTTGGGAAaaactgggggaggccttttccgcacaagcgacatgcaaataataaaaaataaataaaaaagccttttactTCCAATTTACAGTTTGTTTACATTAGAAGTTTTAGCGTACTGGTTAGTAAGTTTCttatagttagtagttagtgttaggtttatgtattctatttactatcgatttatttaatataaataataaaccaatatgaaatttaatgtaattgtaaaaaagaagcatgaaataaaggctattactattactactattaaAAAAAGGGGCCACTACatactgtattttgtacttaaataccttttgaatacatcaaactagttggATTTGttgatctatgaactcaaaacaaaaacggccattttaactttggacgcatagattgacgaatccagcaacgtaaaaactattataatgtattcaaaaggtactttaatacaaaatacagtacgtagcggccccctttttaaaatatctatcgttaaatttaaataatcacaattatttagcagtggggCTAGGACGTTGACGGACTTTTAACACTTAACTGCCCCTCGCTTTCACTACTGACATGGAGCAATACAGTAGTTTGACAGTGCATGTCTTGTAATGCACGGACAGTAAAAGTGTTAATATAGTTTGTTATGTTTTCAGCAGTGTGATGGAC includes:
- the LOC134746734 gene encoding speckle-type POZ protein B-like isoform X1, producing the protein MNTSSSSTTSRANKKNTVENMDEDTMDITQEDADVVCWRNRTCQTRNARWLSLDKIYEKLQRPNFYEVGNTYINDVLEYTFTVKVENVGTLFLLHLFVGNTHEGSFKIKVNEGNDLKLDRKNGKAFLSSISKEHRFDNSPEGSVNYVTTYSFSEQDVDLLKDKRLYIAMSYLEGKGINQEIIDDVKASHDFGALLSESIGCDFTIKSLDGETFKVHKAMLVAHSEVFKAMLKEDTAESQNNFVTLDVMKEDLQCILEFIYTGTVSDLENSNWFNLLMYADKYDLKGLRELSEHALAQQLTVDNVLEVLIVADMSNSEDLKTAALKFIKKNPSALQTSTFKEIKNVSLMGELCKACAFAVN
- the LOC134746734 gene encoding speckle-type POZ protein B-like isoform X2, with product MNTSSSSTTSRANKKNTVENMDEDTMDITEDADVVCWRNRTCQTRNARWLSLDKIYEKLQRPNFYEVGNTYINDVLEYTFTVKVENVGTLFLLHLFVGNTHEGSFKIKVNEGNDLKLDRKNGKAFLSSISKEHRFDNSPEGSVNYVTTYSFSEQDVDLLKDKRLYIAMSYLEGKGINQEIIDDVKASHDFGALLSESIGCDFTIKSLDGETFKVHKAMLVAHSEVFKAMLKEDTAESQNNFVTLDVMKEDLQCILEFIYTGTVSDLENSNWFNLLMYADKYDLKGLRELSEHALAQQLTVDNVLEVLIVADMSNSEDLKTAALKFIKKNPSALQTSTFKEIKNVSLMGELCKACAFAVN